The Candidatus Izemoplasma sp. genome has a window encoding:
- a CDS encoding FAD-dependent oxidoreductase translates to MEKFDVIIIGAGPGGMTAAIYTQRANLKTVMLEKGAPGGNMMSTWEIENYTGTGKITGFELSEKMFNHTQELGVEYRYGEVTNIVDKGDVKEVHTASGDVYETKTVIVASGTNPRKTGAPGEEELSGKGVSYCAICDGAFFKDTDIVVVGGGNSAIEEAVYLSKTVNHITVVNILPDLQADAKAVDEAKETGKMDFKLGYEIASFDGEEKLESVTIRNVETKEEEVLDVEGAFVFIGNVPEAPFVKDLDIQNDWGYIEVNEHMMTKVPGIFAIGDVIDKELRQIITAAADGTIAAVQISHYIKELDKKNK, encoded by the coding sequence ATGGAAAAATTTGATGTAATTATTATTGGAGCTGGACCAGGTGGAATGACCGCAGCTATTTATACTCAACGTGCAAACTTAAAAACAGTCATGTTAGAAAAAGGTGCCCCAGGTGGAAATATGATGTCAACTTGGGAGATTGAAAACTATACAGGTACTGGAAAAATCACAGGCTTTGAGTTATCTGAAAAAATGTTTAACCACACACAAGAACTCGGTGTTGAATATCGTTATGGCGAGGTTACTAATATCGTTGATAAAGGTGACGTGAAAGAAGTTCATACCGCATCTGGAGATGTCTATGAAACAAAAACAGTTATTGTTGCTTCTGGAACAAACCCACGTAAAACAGGTGCACCTGGCGAAGAGGAATTAAGTGGAAAAGGTGTCAGCTACTGCGCAATCTGTGATGGAGCATTCTTTAAAGACACAGATATTGTTGTTGTTGGTGGAGGAAACAGTGCAATTGAAGAAGCTGTTTACTTATCAAAGACAGTAAACCATATTACGGTTGTTAATATTTTGCCGGATCTACAAGCAGACGCTAAAGCAGTTGATGAAGCAAAAGAAACGGGTAAAATGGACTTTAAATTAGGGTACGAAATCGCATCGTTTGATGGTGAAGAGAAATTAGAAAGTGTTACCATCCGTAACGTTGAAACAAAAGAGGAAGAAGTCTTAGATGTTGAAGGTGCCTTCGTCTTTATTGGAAATGTCCCAGAAGCACCATTTGTTAAAGACTTAGATATCCAAAATGATTGGGGTTATATCGAAGTTAATGAACACATGATGACAAAAGTTCCTGGTATATTTGCGATTGGTGATGTGATTGATAAAGAACTGCGTCAAATTATCACTGCGGCCGCAGATGGAACGATTGCTGCTGTACAAATTTCTCATTATATTAAAGAGTTAGATAAGAAAAACAAATAA
- a CDS encoding cobalamin B12-binding domain-containing protein, with protein MKKEYKALYETIKQAKKSKAVHMALDMVKNGKIDIITLYEHVLEPVLNDIDCGIDDLACIWQEHIRTNIVRTIIEAMYVHLEEMFKNNDYQSLNKKVLVVCPTEEYHEIRARMATDFFYLVGYESIYIGANTPLHVIISAIKEEKLDILALSVTNRYHLSVTKHLVDAVKVINPDIKIYVGGRAFSSKDADTLIEPDKILWTFADFEALVKGIE; from the coding sequence ATGAAAAAAGAATATAAAGCATTATATGAGACGATTAAACAAGCTAAAAAGTCTAAAGCAGTGCATATGGCATTAGATATGGTAAAGAACGGTAAAATTGACATTATTACATTATATGAACATGTATTAGAACCTGTGTTAAATGATATTGATTGTGGTATAGATGATCTGGCATGTATTTGGCAAGAACATATTCGCACTAATATTGTAAGAACAATCATTGAAGCGATGTATGTGCATCTTGAAGAGATGTTTAAAAATAACGATTATCAGTCATTAAATAAAAAAGTGCTTGTTGTCTGTCCGACAGAAGAATATCACGAGATTAGGGCTAGAATGGCAACAGATTTCTTTTATTTAGTAGGCTATGAATCAATTTACATTGGCGCAAATACACCGTTACATGTGATTATATCAGCCATTAAAGAAGAAAAACTAGATATCTTAGCATTAAGCGTTACAAATCGATATCATTTATCTGTAACAAAACATCTTGTAGATGCGGTAAAAGTGATTAATCCAGACATCAAAATCTATGTGGGGGGCAGAGCCTTTTCATCAAAGGATGCTGACACTTTAATTGAACCGGATAAGATATTATGGACATTTGCTGATTTTGAAGCGCTGGTAAAGGGGATAGAATAA